A stretch of the Maridesulfovibrio zosterae DSM 11974 genome encodes the following:
- a CDS encoding NAD(+)/NADH kinase: protein MSESQGSVLIVTKSGGGPASKLGDKIASWLNARGVDSIILEHPYPPSRIDVSSFREKCMLVLVLGGDGTFISTAGVLIDWEIPVLGINHGRVGFLAEVVPEEWETALERFFSNELDISRRTAFEYEVQRGNDVVARGIAINDLVISRGAVARIISLDIGQKGQWIKNLRADGMIISTPTGSTAYNVSAGGPLVSPEFSVMCVTPVCPFLNGIRPMVLPAEDPLTVDIADSSGDVYLTEDGRVPCPLDKGDRVIIKKHKTELMLARINSNTFFYKLRSKGFLSE, encoded by the coding sequence ATGTCTGAGAGTCAAGGTTCTGTACTTATAGTAACAAAGTCCGGTGGCGGTCCTGCTTCCAAGCTTGGTGATAAAATTGCCAGCTGGTTGAATGCGCGTGGGGTTGATTCAATTATTCTTGAGCACCCTTACCCTCCATCCCGTATAGATGTTTCCTCATTTCGAGAGAAGTGCATGCTTGTTCTCGTTTTAGGTGGAGACGGAACTTTTATCAGCACGGCTGGGGTTTTAATTGATTGGGAGATACCTGTGCTTGGTATTAACCACGGGCGTGTGGGGTTTCTTGCAGAGGTCGTGCCTGAAGAATGGGAAACAGCCCTTGAAAGATTTTTCAGCAATGAACTTGATATTTCAAGGCGTACTGCCTTTGAATATGAGGTTCAGCGTGGAAATGACGTTGTGGCACGTGGTATTGCCATTAATGACTTAGTCATTTCGCGCGGTGCAGTTGCCAGAATTATTTCTCTTGATATTGGTCAGAAAGGACAGTGGATTAAAAATTTACGGGCTGATGGAATGATTATCTCAACCCCTACCGGTTCTACTGCATATAATGTTTCAGCTGGGGGACCTCTCGTATCCCCCGAGTTTTCAGTTATGTGTGTAACTCCGGTCTGCCCGTTTCTAAATGGAATCAGGCCTATGGTTTTGCCTGCGGAGGATCCTCTGACCGTTGATATTGCAGACTCTTCTGGGGATGTATATCTTACTGAGGACGGGCGAGTTCCATGTCCTCTTGATAAAGGGGATCGGGTAATCATTAAGAAACATAAAACAGAGCTGATGCTGGCTCGTATCAACAGCAATACATTTTTCTATAAACTGAGAAGCAAAGGCTTTCTCTCGGAGTAA
- a CDS encoding DVU0524 family FlgM-associated protein — protein MAHNPAEIRNMLRTYGKQLTSAKRLARFRRALNRSESPDVVTISREARRRELIEKISREIIENLIIAGNENPVVSDILEQMELDFGERFLFEYPLDGSDVQVLKETPEGVIDLPPTEKAQVMNRLWEITLDKVDRTML, from the coding sequence GTGGCTCACAACCCTGCTGAAATAAGAAATATGCTGCGAACATACGGAAAGCAGCTAACCAGCGCCAAGCGACTGGCCAGATTCAGACGAGCTCTGAACAGGTCTGAATCGCCTGACGTGGTTACTATTTCGCGTGAAGCCAGAAGACGTGAGCTGATTGAAAAGATTTCACGAGAAATTATTGAAAATCTTATTATCGCGGGTAATGAAAATCCGGTAGTGTCCGATATATTAGAACAGATGGAACTTGATTTCGGAGAGAGATTTCTTTTCGAATACCCTCTTGATGGAAGCGATGTTCAGGTTTTAAAAGAGACCCCTGAAGGAGTTATTGACCTTCCGCCAACTGAAAAGGCGCAGGTAATGAACAGACTTTGGGAGATCACTCTGGACAAGGTTGATCGGACCATGCTCTGA
- the flgM gene encoding flagellar biosynthesis anti-sigma factor FlgM translates to MKINQYNPTPLKAYSENRVKDAAAKTQPQSQSSAASRDVVNVSSQARLIGTARQTATESPDVREQKVKDLREQVRSGTYKPDIRKTAMNLVRDEVDFLR, encoded by the coding sequence ATGAAAATTAACCAATATAACCCTACACCTCTCAAGGCTTACTCTGAAAACAGGGTAAAGGACGCTGCGGCAAAAACACAGCCACAGAGTCAAAGTTCAGCTGCTTCACGCGATGTAGTCAACGTGTCATCACAAGCCAGGCTCATAGGCACAGCGCGCCAGACGGCAACAGAAAGCCCCGATGTCAGAGAGCAAAAAGTGAAAGACCTGAGAGAACAGGTGCGTTCAGGAACGTACAAACCGGATATCCGCAAGACAGCTATGAACCTTGTGCGTGATGAAGTAGACTTTCTACGTTAA
- the fliW gene encoding flagellar assembly protein FliW, with product MAKERKKIIRTRIGEREITDEGIVYFSRGLIGFDDKRDFALIQISETSPFLLLQSVEDPTLGLVVADPYSFMDDYEVRLSEAEKRILRVENIGQIAVLVTVTIPPGRPDETTLNLGGPIVINTAAKRGMQIPQVDSKYPSHFRPANDESS from the coding sequence ATGGCAAAAGAAAGAAAAAAAATAATCAGAACCAGGATAGGGGAAAGAGAGATCACTGATGAAGGGATCGTCTATTTTTCCCGCGGGCTTATCGGCTTTGACGACAAAAGAGATTTTGCTCTCATCCAGATAAGTGAAACATCTCCTTTTCTGCTTCTGCAAAGTGTTGAAGACCCAACACTTGGTCTTGTCGTTGCGGACCCTTACAGCTTTATGGATGATTATGAAGTCCGTTTGAGTGAGGCTGAAAAGAGAATTTTACGAGTGGAGAATATTGGGCAGATCGCAGTGCTTGTTACTGTGACTATACCTCCGGGTAGACCTGACGAAACTACACTCAACCTTGGCGGGCCGATTGTAATCAATACTGCAGCCAAACGGGGGATGCAGATCCCGCAGGTTGATTCCAAGTATCCGTCACACTTTCGCCCGGCCAACGATGAATCCTCGTAG
- the csrA gene encoding carbon storage regulator CsrA, with protein sequence MLILTRRPGEALYLDDNIKITVLSVQGRQVKLGLEIPTETTVYREEVYLKIKEQNRLALENRQQDLLAATELWQKKEKK encoded by the coding sequence ATGCTTATTCTGACCCGGAGACCGGGGGAAGCTCTATACCTGGATGACAATATAAAAATCACAGTACTGAGTGTGCAAGGCAGACAGGTTAAACTGGGCCTTGAAATACCTACTGAGACCACTGTTTACAGGGAAGAAGTCTACCTCAAGATTAAAGAACAGAACCGTTTGGCGCTTGAAAACAGACAGCAGGACCTTCTTGCTGCGACCGAATTATGGCAAAAGAAAGAAAAAAAATAA
- the flgL gene encoding flagellar hook-associated protein FlgL, with protein MRVSQQMLFNTYVSNMNRSLTDLVDTNIQAQTQKKVNKPSDDPVGMARILDHRETLATVKQYRNNIDTAKGWLNLSDTTLTQVSTIVTRAKELAEQAATGTVTAENREQISYEARQLFQQLVSLANTEYEGKSIYAGHKVDQNAFEEKLWMTTNDPNVSSRNFNITGSADKTIVVQFLDSGNVGAVDLDYRYSKDGGKTFTTKTLASGSTTLDFDGVTMELENGTPVTANSATDTNDSTGTWMWVRPTAQYMGDDQDAINVTGMNTNLGGGLTKAEGVFTSDVTVRIDSATTLQSNISYSYSFDGGVTWTGGNVKSADGVTSNAVLTIPGGTLTIHSNGGANALAAGSQFIVRPDSAAINFQIQENEYVRVNDVGKDIFGGVYQAPGSSGASAVFNNNSLLMGSNAKATQNLFETMGNLVGFLETNNQSGVQECIDSLKLSQTHVLTKTADVGGRENRLSVADNVLSSLELNEGDRISHIEDVDVGELMTKLSQQQIVYEAVLKSSSMIMKMNILNYV; from the coding sequence ATGAGAGTATCACAGCAAATGCTTTTCAACACCTATGTGTCAAACATGAACAGATCGCTTACTGATCTGGTGGACACTAATATTCAGGCACAGACTCAAAAGAAGGTGAACAAACCTTCTGACGACCCTGTGGGCATGGCTCGTATTCTTGATCACCGTGAAACCCTGGCAACTGTTAAGCAGTATCGTAATAATATTGATACGGCTAAGGGCTGGCTGAATCTTTCGGATACAACTCTGACTCAGGTTTCAACTATTGTTACCAGAGCTAAGGAATTGGCGGAGCAGGCTGCAACCGGTACAGTGACTGCTGAGAACCGGGAACAAATCAGTTACGAAGCGCGTCAGCTTTTTCAGCAACTTGTATCTCTTGCCAACACAGAGTATGAAGGCAAGAGTATTTATGCTGGGCATAAAGTTGACCAAAACGCTTTTGAAGAAAAATTGTGGATGACCACAAATGATCCGAATGTTTCATCAAGAAATTTCAACATTACTGGTAGTGCTGATAAAACCATAGTTGTTCAGTTTTTGGATTCCGGAAATGTCGGAGCTGTAGATCTGGACTATCGTTACTCCAAAGATGGAGGTAAAACTTTTACCACCAAGACTTTGGCTTCAGGAAGTACTACACTTGATTTTGATGGCGTAACGATGGAGCTTGAAAACGGAACCCCTGTTACTGCAAACTCAGCAACGGATACTAACGATTCTACCGGAACATGGATGTGGGTAAGGCCTACTGCACAATACATGGGTGATGATCAGGACGCCATTAATGTAACAGGAATGAACACGAATCTTGGTGGAGGATTGACTAAAGCTGAGGGTGTTTTTACAAGTGATGTGACTGTAAGGATCGATTCTGCAACAACTCTTCAGTCAAATATCAGTTACTCGTATAGCTTTGACGGTGGCGTTACATGGACTGGTGGTAATGTAAAAAGTGCAGATGGAGTTACTTCAAATGCAGTGCTTACCATCCCCGGTGGAACCCTGACAATTCATTCCAATGGTGGAGCTAATGCACTGGCTGCGGGATCTCAATTTATAGTACGACCTGATTCTGCCGCAATTAATTTTCAGATTCAGGAAAATGAGTATGTGCGAGTCAATGATGTAGGTAAGGATATTTTCGGGGGCGTTTATCAGGCTCCGGGAAGTTCAGGTGCAAGCGCAGTCTTTAATAATAATAGTCTGCTGATGGGAAGTAACGCAAAAGCGACTCAGAATTTATTTGAAACTATGGGCAATCTGGTTGGTTTTTTGGAGACGAATAACCAGAGCGGTGTTCAGGAGTGCATTGACAGTCTGAAGCTTTCCCAGACTCATGTGCTTACAAAGACTGCAGATGTTGGGGGTAGAGAAAATAGACTGTCTGTTGCAGACAATGTCCTTTCAAGTTTAGAACTGAATGAAGGTGATCGTATATCACATATTGAAGATGTTGATGTAGGTGAACTCATGACTAAACTTTCACAGCAGCAGATAGTATATGAGGCTGTTCTTAAAAGTTCTTCTATGATTATGAAGATGAATATTTTGAATTACGTATAG
- the flgK gene encoding flagellar hook-associated protein FlgK, with protein MPGVNSLLNLGTGALFASQSAIQVTGGNISNVNTPGYSRRNVRLEEGISINWKPGQIGTGVRAAEVYRNFDQFVENSYNDKASSRERWDSLYNTLSSVESLFNESKGYGINSSLTTFFNDWQDLSQRPNDAASRQQLLNDTRNMVNSLHSMQNDLVRYQQQVEDYIKQDVEQANDIMSRIADINTQINVEQIDGQNNTNSLYDERATLIRDLSKIMDTNVIDNGRGDMTITTSAGQTLVDGSKHFSLSYDGPQSQNNLTPGSNFDGQVYFDGSSEFEYTVEVATPGTVTSGAGAAQFRVSLDGGTTWLKNDDGSTKLFSARPEDGAIQVNDLKIWFGTESSSGTAPTQAFTVGDKFNITPKSALYWVQNTSTKENITPQINFAGQDNTRRLTGGTLTGLFSFRDNNVGRYKERMDAMTKELIWQTNRIHSQGAGLKAHTYMEGTSAVTSDGTALGSGASGLPFADKLQAGNSMMYFYNSTTGALASAASFGPIDFSSINPPGIENFDPAQHSLEDVAQAIDDSFGTYVDASIVNHKLQITAKSGYEFQMGTDTSGLYAALGLNTYFSGSQTSDIEINGSVNGDVDFVNAGHVNGAGEANSGDNTSALSIKEMGQKDISITTASDGTTSQTLIEYYDSTVAAVGADTGTAKFNYNFQNTLASDLNEKQQAVSGVNIDEEMSNLIKYQHSYTAAAKLITTADQMLQVLLGLKN; from the coding sequence ATGCCTGGTGTTAATTCCCTCTTAAATCTCGGAACAGGAGCTCTTTTTGCTTCTCAGTCGGCCATTCAGGTAACCGGTGGTAACATTTCGAATGTTAATACCCCAGGTTATTCTCGTCGTAATGTCCGTCTTGAAGAGGGGATCAGCATTAACTGGAAACCAGGCCAGATAGGTACTGGAGTCCGTGCAGCTGAAGTTTACCGTAATTTTGATCAGTTTGTTGAGAACAGTTACAATGATAAGGCATCCAGCCGTGAGCGCTGGGATTCTCTTTATAATACTTTGAGCAGTGTTGAGAGCCTGTTCAACGAGTCAAAGGGATACGGAATCAACTCCAGCCTGACTACATTTTTCAATGACTGGCAGGACCTGAGTCAGCGTCCTAATGATGCAGCTTCACGTCAGCAGCTTTTAAATGATACAAGAAATATGGTTAATTCTCTGCACAGTATGCAGAATGATCTTGTTCGTTACCAGCAGCAGGTTGAAGATTATATTAAACAGGATGTTGAACAGGCAAATGATATAATGAGCCGCATTGCTGATATTAATACTCAGATCAATGTGGAGCAGATTGACGGCCAGAACAATACCAACTCGCTTTATGATGAAAGAGCTACACTGATTCGTGATCTGTCTAAAATCATGGATACTAACGTTATTGATAACGGCCGTGGTGATATGACTATTACAACCTCAGCTGGACAGACTCTGGTTGATGGATCAAAGCATTTCAGCCTTTCATATGATGGCCCGCAGAGTCAGAATAACTTGACTCCAGGATCAAATTTTGACGGGCAGGTTTATTTTGATGGGTCCAGCGAGTTTGAATATACTGTCGAAGTTGCAACCCCGGGAACAGTTACATCCGGTGCCGGTGCAGCTCAGTTCAGGGTGTCTCTTGACGGTGGAACTACCTGGCTTAAGAACGACGACGGTTCTACCAAGCTTTTTTCTGCTCGCCCCGAAGATGGTGCTATTCAGGTTAATGATCTGAAGATTTGGTTCGGAACAGAATCCAGTTCCGGTACAGCTCCTACCCAGGCTTTCACTGTTGGTGATAAATTTAATATCACACCTAAAAGTGCTCTTTACTGGGTGCAAAATACTTCAACTAAAGAAAATATTACTCCTCAAATAAATTTTGCAGGGCAGGATAACACCCGTAGACTGACAGGTGGAACTCTGACTGGCCTTTTTTCCTTTCGTGATAACAATGTGGGCCGTTATAAGGAACGCATGGATGCTATGACGAAAGAATTAATATGGCAGACTAATAGAATTCATTCTCAGGGAGCAGGCCTCAAAGCTCATACATACATGGAAGGGACTTCTGCGGTAACGTCTGATGGGACCGCACTTGGTAGCGGTGCTTCAGGGCTTCCTTTTGCAGATAAGCTTCAAGCCGGGAACTCCATGATGTATTTTTATAATTCAACAACCGGGGCACTCGCATCTGCGGCTTCTTTCGGTCCAATCGATTTTAGTTCTATTAATCCTCCTGGTATTGAGAACTTTGACCCAGCACAACATTCTCTGGAGGATGTTGCTCAGGCTATCGATGATTCATTCGGAACTTATGTAGATGCTTCTATTGTGAACCATAAATTGCAGATCACAGCAAAAAGCGGTTATGAATTTCAGATGGGGACAGATACTTCCGGTCTTTATGCCGCACTTGGTCTGAATACATATTTCAGTGGTTCACAAACTTCAGATATTGAAATTAATGGTTCGGTTAACGGAGATGTTGATTTTGTAAATGCCGGTCATGTTAATGGAGCCGGGGAGGCTAACTCCGGTGATAATACCAGTGCTCTGAGTATTAAAGAAATGGGGCAGAAGGATATCAGTATTACAACTGCTTCTGATGGTACTACCTCGCAGACCTTGATCGAGTATTATGATTCTACAGTTGCAGCCGTCGGAGCCGATACCGGGACAGCTAAGTTTAATTATAATTTTCAAAACACACTGGCATCAGATTTAAATGAGAAACAGCAAGCTGTTTCAGGTGTCAATATTGATGAGGAAATGAGTAATTTGATAAAATATCAGCACTCATACACAGCAGCAGCAAAATTGATCACAACTGCCGACCAAATGCTTCAAGTTCTTCTTGGACTGAAGAACTAA
- the flgN gene encoding flagellar export chaperone FlgN, giving the protein MIKLIQENLDRQSKAVLLLSMLLQEEFSLLMNKDPHGVTRVELVIQELMRQISAERFSLRSFVQKFDSSAQRISEILPAIADEHRVVIEKTLAKIDENEQKCGVQATKNHQLAHALLEQSSSMLDFLHRQITPKDRNVYSARGRYASSTPEATLINGRL; this is encoded by the coding sequence ATGATTAAGCTTATACAGGAAAATCTTGACAGGCAGTCAAAGGCGGTCTTGTTGCTTTCTATGCTCCTTCAAGAAGAATTTTCCCTTCTCATGAACAAGGATCCTCATGGTGTTACCAGAGTTGAGCTGGTTATTCAGGAGCTTATGCGCCAGATATCAGCGGAACGCTTTTCACTGAGATCGTTCGTTCAAAAGTTTGACTCTTCAGCCCAGAGGATTAGCGAAATACTTCCTGCTATTGCTGACGAACACCGAGTTGTCATCGAAAAGACTTTGGCTAAAATTGACGAGAATGAGCAGAAGTGTGGAGTGCAGGCAACCAAAAACCATCAGCTTGCACATGCTTTGCTCGAACAATCTTCTTCCATGCTGGATTTTCTGCATCGCCAGATAACGCCGAAAGATCGTAATGTATATTCGGCACGAGGTCGGTATGCTTCATCAACTCCTGAAGCTACTTTAATTAACGGGAGACTGTAA
- a CDS encoding rod-binding protein, with amino-acid sequence MIESAMNTAVTTATVESKQLEGFKTKLNSLNDRLAGGKEPDAKLRDACTKFEAVFMGKIWQQMRKNVPKSGYLTGQYEQQYTAMFDKDFSEKLAEGGGIGLSDMLYQQLRSKLDNASKETLPGTGNSTALKTLDEVDRKGTRSGKKSINKNVVSDNGLPGIPIPKPGISLEDEDFTFEQRVERKAMRDNDQVTTVASKSQKAAKPMSRTDALAQIEVLARKIEMEHDKKVYTQGVTAEEIGKKLAGL; translated from the coding sequence ATGATAGAATCCGCAATGAATACAGCTGTAACCACAGCTACTGTTGAAAGTAAGCAACTGGAAGGATTCAAGACTAAGCTCAATTCCTTAAACGATAGATTGGCTGGTGGTAAGGAACCAGATGCTAAGCTTCGTGATGCCTGCACAAAATTTGAGGCTGTTTTCATGGGTAAGATCTGGCAGCAGATGCGTAAGAATGTTCCTAAGTCTGGGTATCTGACCGGTCAGTATGAACAGCAGTATACAGCGATGTTTGATAAAGATTTTTCTGAGAAGCTGGCTGAAGGCGGCGGTATCGGGCTTAGTGATATGCTTTATCAGCAGCTTCGCTCTAAGCTGGATAACGCCAGTAAGGAAACGTTGCCCGGTACTGGGAATTCAACTGCATTGAAAACTCTTGATGAAGTGGACCGTAAGGGAACCCGTTCCGGAAAGAAAAGCATAAATAAAAATGTGGTCAGTGATAATGGTCTTCCCGGTATCCCCATACCTAAGCCGGGAATCTCTCTTGAAGATGAAGATTTTACTTTTGAACAGCGCGTAGAGCGAAAAGCTATGCGCGATAATGATCAAGTCACGACTGTCGCAAGTAAAAGTCAAAAAGCTGCAAAACCTATGAGTCGTACAGATGCTTTGGCCCAGATCGAAGTTCTGGCTCGTAAGATCGAAATGGAGCATGACAAAAAGGTTTACACACAAGGTGTTACAGCTGAAGAAATTGGCAAGAAACTTGCAGGGTTGTAG
- a CDS encoding flagellar basal body P-ring protein FlgI: protein MEIANRMNSYTAGLAAVVLLLFIVLMHAQPAEAVRLKDISSFSGVRDNDLVGYGLVVGLSGTGDGTNSAFTITSMINMLEKMGVQVDRSSIKPKNVAAVMVTAKMPVSARPGSPLDVTISSIGDSKSLFGGVLLLTPLKGIDGNVYALAQGALTVGGFSTSGEAASASKNVVTVARIPSGATIERSVPFEFNRQRKITINMSMSDFGTAMQVVKRINGVVGGSFANAVDASTIDIAIPEQFVGNMVPLMAALEDLEISPDVKAKVVVDEKTGTVVLGRNVRLTKVAIAHGNLQVVVAEGADVSQPGPFAPEGAETVSTPETDLNVQEDNNRLMLVEGATLQELVDGLNSIGATPRDLISILRTMKVAGALHAELEVI, encoded by the coding sequence ATGGAAATCGCTAACAGGATGAACAGTTATACAGCAGGGCTTGCGGCAGTCGTATTGCTTCTGTTCATCGTACTAATGCATGCACAGCCAGCTGAGGCTGTCAGGCTGAAAGATATCTCTTCTTTTAGCGGGGTGCGTGACAACGATCTAGTCGGATACGGTCTGGTTGTCGGTTTGTCAGGAACCGGTGACGGAACTAACTCTGCATTCACAATTACCTCTATGATCAACATGCTTGAAAAAATGGGTGTGCAGGTTGACCGTTCTTCTATCAAGCCTAAGAACGTCGCCGCTGTTATGGTCACTGCAAAAATGCCTGTTTCCGCCAGACCCGGTTCTCCATTGGATGTAACTATTTCATCTATAGGTGATTCAAAATCTCTTTTCGGCGGAGTGCTTCTTTTAACACCTCTTAAAGGTATAGACGGTAATGTTTATGCTTTGGCGCAGGGAGCTCTTACTGTCGGTGGTTTTTCTACATCAGGTGAGGCTGCTTCTGCTTCTAAGAACGTTGTTACTGTTGCCCGCATTCCTTCTGGTGCAACTATTGAAAGGTCAGTGCCTTTTGAATTTAACAGGCAGAGAAAGATTACAATTAATATGAGTATGTCTGATTTTGGAACTGCCATGCAGGTGGTTAAAAGAATTAACGGAGTTGTCGGTGGTTCTTTTGCCAATGCAGTAGACGCTTCAACAATTGATATTGCAATTCCAGAACAGTTTGTAGGTAACATGGTCCCGCTGATGGCGGCGCTTGAAGATCTTGAAATTTCACCCGACGTCAAGGCTAAGGTTGTTGTGGATGAAAAGACAGGAACCGTTGTCCTTGGACGTAACGTCCGTCTGACCAAAGTCGCTATTGCTCATGGTAATCTGCAGGTTGTTGTGGCTGAAGGGGCAGATGTAAGTCAGCCCGGTCCTTTTGCTCCTGAGGGGGCAGAAACGGTCTCCACACCTGAAACAGACCTTAATGTTCAAGAGGACAATAATAGGTTGATGCTTGTTGAAGGGGCTACTTTGCAGGAACTGGTTGACGGTCTAAATTCCATTGGCGCAACACCTCGCGATCTGATCTCAATTCTGAGAACTATGAAGGTTGCCGGAGCATTGCACGCAGAATTGGAGGTTATCTAA
- a CDS encoding flagellar basal body L-ring protein FlgH: MKKSLLAVLLVSAICAGCSPAKKAPTPMPVMTPPAQYKPEPMNNPGSLFGSTDSEYLFDDNRARRIGDIVVVSVTENSSGKHTSNSKAEKENTTGLSVTNFYGGALGAVDPFNLKGSAGTDPLLSSSMSNKFKSTGEAKNESNLSASVACRIVRILPGNVMQIEGARQVRINDETQVLVVRGLLRQRDIGPSNTVQSSYLADAHIEVYGRGILADKQRPGWLSRIIDNVWPF, encoded by the coding sequence ATGAAAAAATCACTACTGGCAGTTTTGCTTGTTTCAGCCATATGCGCGGGGTGTTCTCCTGCCAAGAAGGCTCCGACACCAATGCCGGTGATGACTCCGCCTGCACAGTATAAGCCTGAGCCGATGAATAACCCTGGGTCGCTATTCGGCTCAACTGATTCTGAATATCTTTTTGATGACAACCGCGCGCGCCGAATAGGTGATATTGTAGTTGTCTCTGTTACTGAAAACAGTTCAGGCAAACATACATCCAATTCAAAGGCTGAGAAAGAAAATACAACAGGGCTAAGTGTAACAAATTTTTACGGCGGAGCGCTTGGTGCAGTCGATCCTTTTAATCTCAAGGGTAGTGCCGGCACAGATCCTTTGCTTAGCTCTTCCATGTCAAACAAGTTTAAGAGCACGGGCGAAGCCAAAAATGAGTCAAATCTTTCTGCTTCAGTTGCGTGTCGCATAGTTAGAATACTCCCCGGTAATGTAATGCAGATTGAAGGCGCTAGGCAGGTCCGCATAAATGATGAAACGCAGGTTCTTGTCGTTCGCGGGTTGCTTAGGCAGCGTGATATCGGACCCAGTAACACTGTTCAGTCCAGTTATCTGGCTGATGCTCATATAGAAGTCTACGGACGCGGTATTCTTGCCGATAAGCAGAGGCCAGGATGGTTATCCAGAATTATCGACAATGTATGGCCTTTCTAG
- the flgA gene encoding flagellar basal body P-ring formation chaperone FlgA, with amino-acid sequence MTKAVFMNENRKIKVLFLVAAFVVVLWASPVAASKQDTSWRIKIKSAAVVNTPRVTLGDIAEFYGELPAQTKAKLSGVELWNAPSVGRKPVRVNRKKLRVALKHYLGDLVSNCIIPSSLSMQSGGRVMSEEDLKRAVVKVLTPQAKLGGGDYKFRDFRLPEHLFFKDSMDGLRVKIPRALTPGSNSFRMEVVSIDGQVLRQLSGSVFVDVWKPVPCPVRPLNRKELLTPDLITWKSKNMAHLGDRVWDGKGGPWRIKIPIGTGQPIMNTSIEPAPVISRGDKVTLVFKSKHLKLTVPVESLEDGGVGQNITVRNLQSKRKIVGTVINAQTVQVK; translated from the coding sequence ATGACTAAGGCAGTATTTATGAATGAAAATCGCAAAATTAAGGTTCTGTTTCTGGTTGCAGCTTTTGTCGTTGTTTTATGGGCATCTCCAGTCGCTGCATCCAAACAGGATACATCTTGGCGAATTAAAATCAAGTCTGCCGCAGTTGTAAATACTCCCAGAGTGACTCTGGGGGATATAGCTGAGTTTTATGGTGAACTCCCAGCTCAGACTAAAGCGAAATTGTCTGGTGTAGAATTATGGAATGCTCCTTCTGTAGGTCGCAAACCTGTTAGGGTTAATCGCAAAAAATTACGTGTTGCTCTCAAGCATTATCTTGGTGATCTTGTTTCCAATTGTATAATTCCATCTTCCTTGAGTATGCAGTCCGGTGGAAGAGTGATGTCTGAGGAAGATCTTAAAAGAGCAGTGGTCAAAGTCTTGACGCCTCAAGCCAAGCTAGGTGGTGGAGATTACAAATTTAGAGATTTCAGGTTGCCTGAGCATCTTTTTTTTAAGGATTCAATGGACGGACTCAGAGTAAAGATCCCCCGAGCTCTGACTCCCGGTTCAAATAGTTTTAGAATGGAAGTGGTTAGTATTGACGGACAGGTGCTCAGGCAGTTGTCCGGTTCTGTCTTTGTTGATGTTTGGAAACCTGTTCCCTGTCCTGTTCGCCCGCTGAACCGCAAAGAGCTGTTAACTCCCGATCTTATTACCTGGAAGAGTAAGAATATGGCACACCTTGGTGATCGTGTGTGGGATGGAAAGGGTGGTCCCTGGCGGATTAAAATCCCTATTGGAACAGGGCAGCCAATCATGAATACTTCTATTGAGCCTGCACCTGTAATCTCGCGTGGTGACAAGGTCACTCTTGTTTTTAAAAGTAAGCACTTGAAACTGACTGTTCCTGTTGAGTCTTTGGAAGATGGTGGGGTCGGTCAGAATATTACGGTACGCAATTTGCAAAGTAAGAGAAAGATCGTTGGAACAGTTATTAATGCACAGACCGTTCAGGTCAAGTAA